In bacterium, a single genomic region encodes these proteins:
- a CDS encoding acetylxylan esterase: MTRVEMDPRVERWREQPAAGVIRYRVSLANVEGSRIWGWLSVPDGAGPFPAVVYIQGAPGGLEEYHTDPMEVYARRGMVVLAINPHGLELGREDSYYQSLMERGVPAWGPSQGADDPYRYYFRRVVLGAVRAVDYLCSRPDVDSSRIAVAGASQGGGLSLLTAAVDRRIRAVTVHVPAMCDYSGALVERPTGWPHLIPEDSPDPRVIRTAGYFDAALAAGMIRVPAFFTVSYLDQSCPATTVYSAFNSLRGPKEIVGFPNTTHPGSFVPENDSLLVHKLQDIFSRKGK; encoded by the coding sequence GTGACCCGGGTGGAGATGGACCCGCGGGTGGAGCGCTGGCGCGAGCAGCCCGCAGCCGGAGTGATCCGCTACCGGGTCAGCCTGGCCAATGTCGAGGGCTCGCGTATCTGGGGCTGGCTGAGCGTGCCGGACGGCGCGGGGCCGTTCCCGGCTGTGGTCTATATCCAGGGCGCGCCGGGCGGCCTGGAGGAGTACCACACCGACCCGATGGAGGTTTACGCCCGCCGCGGGATGGTCGTGCTGGCGATCAATCCGCACGGCCTGGAGCTGGGACGCGAGGACAGCTACTACCAGTCGCTCATGGAGCGTGGTGTCCCCGCCTGGGGACCGTCCCAGGGCGCGGATGACCCCTACCGCTACTATTTCCGCCGCGTGGTGCTGGGCGCGGTGCGCGCCGTGGACTACCTCTGTTCCCGGCCGGATGTGGACAGCAGCCGGATCGCGGTGGCCGGGGCGAGCCAGGGCGGTGGCCTCAGTCTTCTGACCGCCGCGGTGGACCGGCGTATCCGGGCGGTCACAGTCCACGTGCCCGCCATGTGCGACTACAGCGGCGCCCTGGTCGAGCGTCCCACCGGCTGGCCGCACCTGATCCCGGAGGACTCGCCCGATCCGCGGGTCATCCGCACGGCCGGGTATTTCGACGCCGCCCTGGCCGCTGGAATGATCCGCGTGCCGGCCTTTTTCACCGTGAGCTACCTGGACCAGTCCTGCCCGGCCACCACGGTCTACTCCGCGTTCAACAGCCTGCGCGGACCGAAGGAGATTGTCGGGTTCCCCAACACCACGCACCCGGGCAGCTTTGTCCCGGAGAACGACAGCCTGCTGGTGCATAAGCTCCAAGACATATTCAGCCGCAAAGGCAAGTGA